A stretch of the Pseudalkalibacillus hwajinpoensis genome encodes the following:
- a CDS encoding aldo/keto reductase: protein MAKQWTTTTLHNGIKMPTLGLGVWKMENNEEVKNAVTAAIDAGYKAIDTAAAYKNEEGVGAAIKQNGIAREELFITSKVWNDDQGYESTIKAFEETISKLGIETLDLYLIHWPVEGKYKETWRAMEKLYKDGRIRAIGVSNFHPNHLEDLMKDAEIKPMVNQVEFHPLLNQQELRDYCKQHSIQMEAWSPLAQGKLLDHEVVKGIAEQHGKSTAQVIIRWDLEHEVVTIPKSSNPERIKQNFDVFDFELTTDNIRALDELNQNERMGPDPDNFDF, encoded by the coding sequence ATGGCTAAACAATGGACAACAACTACATTACACAACGGTATTAAAATGCCAACACTTGGCTTAGGCGTATGGAAAATGGAAAACAATGAAGAAGTGAAAAACGCGGTTACTGCTGCCATTGACGCTGGGTATAAAGCGATCGACACAGCAGCAGCTTATAAAAATGAGGAAGGCGTTGGTGCTGCGATTAAACAGAACGGCATCGCGCGTGAAGAACTCTTTATTACTTCAAAAGTATGGAATGATGATCAGGGTTATGAATCGACAATAAAAGCCTTTGAAGAAACTATTTCAAAACTTGGTATTGAGACGCTAGATCTTTACTTAATTCATTGGCCGGTAGAAGGAAAGTATAAAGAAACGTGGAGAGCTATGGAGAAGCTTTATAAAGACGGCCGTATTCGCGCTATCGGCGTTAGTAATTTCCATCCGAATCACCTTGAAGATCTAATGAAGGATGCAGAAATTAAACCAATGGTTAACCAAGTTGAATTTCATCCACTTTTAAATCAACAAGAGCTTAGAGACTATTGTAAGCAACATTCCATTCAAATGGAAGCATGGTCACCACTTGCTCAAGGGAAATTGTTGGATCATGAAGTGGTAAAAGGCATTGCAGAGCAGCATGGCAAATCAACTGCTCAGGTGATTATTCGTTGGGATCTTGAACATGAGGTCGTAACGATTCCTAAATCTTCGAATCCAGAGCGCATTAAACAAAATTTTGATGTTTTCGATTTCGAATTAACAACAGATAATATTAGAGCTCTTGACGAGCTAAATCAAAATGAGCGAATGGGACCTGATCCTGATAACTTTGATTTCTAA
- a CDS encoding pirin family protein translates to MLIQRYNVDQQGVGQFDGGKITEQKPIGFPGEGSEVKRVGPLFYWAWGKSEHEGYIPLHPHQGFEIITYVISGKAEHGDSLGTRSIVGPGGLQVMQTGSGVSHEEGFVGPDMQGFQIWFEPHLREALRRKPTYQQFEHEEFQIDVHDGLRVKEILGDDSPVALETDVHMWDIHIYHPFIYNQHIGKGRSVSILVLEGRGRINETSYEAKEFFVIEANELEEMNIQAEEETRLIVIEVPTSVNYPLYRK, encoded by the coding sequence ATGTTGATTCAGCGGTATAACGTAGATCAACAAGGTGTAGGGCAGTTTGACGGAGGAAAAATCACAGAACAAAAACCAATTGGTTTTCCAGGTGAAGGCTCTGAAGTGAAACGAGTAGGTCCTTTATTTTATTGGGCATGGGGGAAGTCTGAGCATGAAGGATACATCCCGCTTCATCCTCATCAAGGTTTTGAAATTATTACTTATGTGATCAGTGGGAAGGCGGAGCATGGAGATTCACTTGGTACAAGAAGTATCGTAGGGCCTGGTGGTTTACAAGTGATGCAGACAGGTTCTGGTGTATCCCATGAGGAGGGGTTTGTTGGCCCTGATATGCAAGGGTTCCAAATTTGGTTTGAACCTCATTTAAGAGAAGCTCTTCGCAGGAAACCTACCTACCAACAATTTGAGCATGAAGAGTTCCAGATAGACGTTCACGATGGATTACGTGTTAAGGAAATACTTGGAGACGACTCTCCTGTAGCTCTCGAAACAGACGTTCATATGTGGGATATCCATATATACCATCCATTCATTTATAATCAACACATTGGGAAAGGACGTTCAGTAAGTATCTTAGTTTTAGAAGGAAGAGGACGAATAAACGAGACTTCCTATGAAGCTAAGGAATTTTTTGTTATTGAAGCAAACGAGTTAGAAGAAATGAACATTCAAGCAGAAGAAGAAACAAGGCTTATTGTCATCGAAGTGCCGACTTCTGTCAACTATCCTTTGTATCGAAAATAG
- a CDS encoding acyl-CoA dehydrogenase family protein, which yields MNHLYNSFIKNDRQKQLLELGSNLANSFATRADQIDQEGRFPFGNFEELKESGYLSLTVQEKFGGKGINLYEYVLLQERLATGDAATALSIGWHLGIILEMREEQIWTDQVFERLSHLIVEENALFNRAASEPATGSPTRGGMPQTKAVLKEDKWIISGRKSFTSMAPGLQYALVSSQIGETGEKGFFLVDMTASGVTIEEKWDTMSMRGTRSDDLVLENVELPQDALIEGPNTAKSELPKAWLLHIPACYLGVAIAARNEAVSFASHYSPNSLPGPIKEVPEVQRKIGEMELELMRAREMMYSVALRWVSEPDKRKEMGPELAAVKHVATNSAANVVDMAMRIVGARALFKDNPMQRYYRDVRAGLHNPPMDDAVISMLASNAFSKFEESS from the coding sequence ATGAACCATCTTTATAACTCTTTTATTAAAAACGATCGACAAAAGCAGTTGCTTGAATTGGGAAGTAATCTTGCGAATTCATTTGCAACAAGGGCAGACCAAATTGATCAAGAGGGGCGCTTTCCTTTTGGAAATTTTGAGGAGCTGAAAGAATCAGGATATCTTTCGTTAACTGTACAAGAAAAATTTGGAGGAAAGGGCATCAATTTGTATGAGTACGTGTTGCTTCAAGAACGACTTGCAACAGGTGATGCTGCTACAGCACTTTCAATCGGATGGCATCTTGGAATCATCCTTGAGATGAGAGAAGAACAAATTTGGACAGATCAAGTATTTGAAAGACTTTCGCATCTCATCGTTGAAGAAAATGCTTTGTTTAATCGGGCGGCTTCTGAACCTGCAACTGGTAGTCCGACCCGTGGTGGGATGCCTCAAACGAAAGCTGTACTAAAAGAGGATAAATGGATTATAAGTGGTCGTAAATCATTTACATCAATGGCTCCAGGTCTTCAGTATGCGCTTGTCTCATCCCAAATTGGAGAAACAGGAGAAAAAGGCTTCTTTCTTGTAGATATGACAGCTTCTGGTGTTACGATTGAAGAAAAATGGGACACGATGTCGATGAGAGGTACGAGAAGTGATGATCTTGTCCTAGAAAATGTTGAATTACCGCAAGATGCCCTTATTGAGGGACCTAATACTGCCAAAAGTGAACTGCCAAAAGCCTGGCTCTTACACATACCAGCCTGCTATCTTGGTGTCGCGATTGCTGCTCGTAATGAAGCCGTCTCTTTCGCTTCACATTATTCACCAAATAGTCTGCCGGGTCCTATTAAAGAAGTCCCTGAAGTTCAACGGAAAATAGGGGAAATGGAATTGGAGTTAATGAGAGCTAGAGAAATGATGTACTCTGTTGCGTTACGGTGGGTTTCAGAACCCGATAAGAGGAAAGAAATGGGCCCTGAGTTAGCGGCTGTAAAACACGTCGCAACCAATAGTGCAGCAAACGTAGTCGATATGGCCATGAGAATTGTAGGTGCAAGAGCATTATTTAAAGATAACCCTATGCAGCGCTATTATCGGGATGTAAGAGCAGGGTTGCATAATCCTCCTATGGATGATGCAGTTATTTCGATGCTTGCTAGCAATGCCTTTTCAAAATTCGAAGAATCTTCCTAA
- the dacB gene encoding D-alanyl-D-alanine carboxypeptidase/D-alanyl-D-alanine endopeptidase, with product MRNVHRFGSILIGKVVKKIGIKKKLACGAVISGLFLGSRYRKKRNGKINNVKTLSQSLHSIVNDERLHGAIAGISIRCNHSGELLYDHFGDLRMTPASNMKLITAAAALEKLGADYRFSTEVRTDGEIQDGRLMGNLYLKGKGDPTVLKEDLDQFALELKALGIERIQGDVIGDYSWYDEQYLSEDMVWSDEHEYYGAQISALTISPDRDFDAGTIIVEVSPGEEGDSPKVVISPTANDIQLVNNALTTSPSHGEGELHIIRQHGTNVLTISGTISKDASPEKKWIALWNPDSYALHLFKDSLKGLGIYISEEALKNKSTEIKTLLTKQSMPLSELLLPFMKLSNNGHAEVLIKEMGRKVRGEGSFSAGLEVVRTFLREEGLDPDNMCLRDGSGISQMNLIQPNQLSLLLFKLQSKPWFSTFLNSLPVAGIPDRLVGGTLRERLRTTSAEGVVFAKTGSLIGVTSLSGYVKTNNPLIFSIIINKFLDEEEMEKIEDELMIVLSSTFM from the coding sequence GTGCGAAATGTTCATCGCTTCGGCTCTATTTTAATTGGAAAGGTTGTGAAGAAGATCGGTATAAAGAAAAAACTAGCTTGTGGAGCCGTTATTTCTGGTTTGTTTTTAGGAAGTCGATATCGCAAAAAAAGAAATGGTAAAATAAATAACGTAAAGACATTATCTCAATCTCTACATAGCATAGTAAATGATGAACGTCTTCATGGCGCGATTGCTGGGATAAGCATCCGTTGTAATCATAGTGGAGAACTTCTCTACGACCATTTTGGAGATTTAAGAATGACGCCCGCTTCAAATATGAAGCTCATAACAGCGGCGGCAGCTCTTGAGAAACTTGGTGCTGACTATCGTTTCAGCACTGAGGTACGAACAGATGGAGAAATACAGGATGGTCGTTTAATGGGGAACCTTTATCTAAAGGGAAAAGGAGACCCAACGGTTTTAAAGGAAGATTTAGATCAATTTGCTTTAGAATTGAAAGCTCTTGGGATTGAACGTATTCAAGGTGATGTTATAGGTGATTATTCCTGGTATGACGAGCAGTACCTATCAGAAGATATGGTTTGGAGTGATGAACATGAGTATTACGGCGCTCAAATCTCTGCCCTCACTATTTCTCCTGATAGGGATTTTGACGCAGGAACCATTATTGTTGAGGTTTCACCAGGAGAAGAAGGCGATTCACCTAAAGTAGTTATTTCTCCCACAGCGAACGATATACAATTAGTGAATAACGCTCTTACGACTTCACCCTCTCACGGGGAAGGGGAATTACATATCATTCGTCAGCATGGTACGAATGTGCTTACAATCAGCGGCACTATTTCGAAGGATGCTTCCCCAGAAAAAAAGTGGATTGCGTTATGGAACCCAGATAGTTACGCCCTACATCTGTTTAAAGATTCCTTAAAAGGACTTGGTATTTACATAAGTGAGGAAGCTTTAAAAAATAAGTCAACTGAAATCAAAACGCTTTTAACTAAACAATCCATGCCTCTTTCTGAATTGCTACTGCCATTTATGAAACTAAGTAATAATGGGCATGCAGAAGTTCTTATAAAAGAAATGGGCAGGAAAGTTAGGGGAGAAGGAAGTTTTTCAGCTGGTCTCGAAGTTGTGAGAACATTCTTAAGAGAAGAAGGATTAGATCCTGATAACATGTGTTTACGAGATGGTTCTGGTATTTCCCAAATGAATTTGATCCAGCCGAATCAGCTATCTTTGCTTTTATTCAAACTTCAAAGCAAACCCTGGTTCTCAACATTTTTGAACTCACTTCCTGTAGCGGGAATCCCTGATCGGCTAGTGGGAGGGACTTTGCGAGAGCGTCTAAGGACTACATCAGCAGAAGGCGTTGTTTTTGCTAAAACTGGCTCTCTAATTGGTGTTACTTCTTTATCTGGATATGTCAAGACGAATAATCCGCTCATTTTTTCAATTATTATTAATAAGTTTCTAGATGAAGAAGAAATGGAAAAAATAGAGGATGAACTGATGATCGTATTATCTTCTACCTTCATGTAA
- a CDS encoding YeiH family protein — MMINTLRQQQTIPEKMRFFLGIAFTFFIALLGYFLAMVPGFSLTGQLASAILIAIVYRQVAGYPEWLRKGITFSSKKILRFAIILYGIKLNVSLILQDGLPILLFGALVITFAILSSVWLSKVMKANTSITFLLGAGTGICGAAAIAAIAPIVESKEEDTAIGVGIIALFGTVFSIGYTILRPFLPLTESQYGVWSGISLHEVAHVALAAAPGGETALAMGLLAKLGRVFLLVPVCFLFMYLMKRKNAGTKQKVAFPWFLIGFILMSLAGTYLLGPIIPFSESATNVVTEITTWCLTAAMVGLGLSVSLKDLKDKALKPMAIITIVSVVLSIFTFFIVKWFY, encoded by the coding sequence ATGATGATTAATACTTTAAGACAACAACAAACTATACCTGAGAAGATGCGATTTTTCCTCGGCATAGCATTTACCTTTTTTATAGCACTATTAGGTTATTTCCTTGCTATGGTGCCAGGATTTAGTCTTACAGGTCAACTCGCATCAGCCATTCTGATCGCAATTGTTTATCGGCAAGTAGCCGGGTATCCTGAATGGTTAAGAAAAGGGATCACTTTTTCATCTAAAAAAATACTTAGGTTTGCCATTATTTTATATGGAATTAAACTAAATGTAAGTCTGATCCTTCAAGATGGGTTACCGATATTATTATTTGGCGCGCTTGTTATCACATTTGCTATTTTATCGTCTGTATGGCTTTCTAAAGTAATGAAAGCTAATACATCCATAACCTTTTTACTTGGTGCTGGTACAGGGATTTGTGGAGCTGCGGCCATTGCAGCAATTGCGCCGATCGTGGAATCTAAAGAAGAGGATACGGCAATTGGAGTGGGGATTATCGCTCTTTTTGGAACAGTATTTTCCATCGGATATACGATTCTTCGCCCATTCCTTCCATTAACTGAAAGTCAATATGGGGTATGGTCAGGTATTTCACTACATGAAGTTGCTCACGTTGCATTAGCAGCAGCGCCAGGAGGAGAAACAGCTCTTGCAATGGGGCTGCTTGCAAAGCTAGGAAGAGTCTTTCTTCTCGTTCCAGTTTGTTTTCTTTTCATGTACCTGATGAAACGCAAAAACGCGGGCACAAAACAAAAAGTTGCTTTTCCATGGTTTTTAATCGGGTTTATCTTAATGAGTCTCGCAGGAACTTATCTTCTAGGCCCCATTATTCCCTTTTCTGAATCTGCAACAAATGTGGTAACCGAAATAACAACGTGGTGTTTAACGGCTGCTATGGTAGGCCTAGGATTAAGTGTTAGTCTGAAGGATTTGAAAGATAAAGCACTAAAGCCAATGGCCATTATTACAATTGTATCAGTTGTTCTTTCCATTTTTACATTCTTCATCGTAAAATGGTTTTACTAG
- a CDS encoding LysR family transcriptional regulator, translating to MDQQLHVFVTVVEKRNFSRAAEELHMTQPAVSQYIKSLEEALGTKLLERNNRSVEMNKAGEIVYHHAKEFLNLYSKMTYLLDDLTNRASGKITIGASYTYGEYVLPHVIAAIREKYPLITPSITIGNSREIGDLVYSHQLDVGIIEGDYPARDMQVNSFTEDEMVIVASPSHHKVNSGKTLEQEMWVVREEGSGTREATEKMWKNLDIEPTQKLAFGSTQLIKESVEAGIGISILSKWTIRKELELGTLQILEIPNFTYSRTFSILMRSPFQTKVLEVFLDYVHSHHRT from the coding sequence GTGGATCAGCAGTTACACGTTTTCGTTACAGTCGTAGAAAAACGTAATTTTTCTCGAGCGGCAGAGGAGTTACACATGACTCAACCTGCAGTTAGTCAATATATCAAAAGCCTGGAAGAGGCGCTTGGTACTAAACTGTTAGAAAGAAACAATCGATCTGTGGAAATGAACAAGGCAGGAGAAATTGTCTACCACCACGCGAAAGAATTCTTAAATCTTTATTCAAAGATGACGTATCTTTTGGATGACCTAACAAACCGAGCAAGTGGGAAAATTACAATTGGTGCAAGTTATACATACGGTGAATATGTTCTTCCACATGTGATTGCAGCTATTAGAGAAAAGTACCCATTAATTACACCATCTATAACGATAGGAAATTCAAGAGAAATTGGTGACCTTGTCTACTCACACCAACTTGATGTTGGCATTATAGAAGGTGACTATCCAGCTAGAGACATGCAAGTGAATAGCTTCACTGAGGATGAAATGGTTATCGTAGCATCACCATCACATCATAAAGTGAACAGTGGAAAGACTCTTGAACAAGAGATGTGGGTTGTGAGAGAGGAAGGGTCTGGGACGAGAGAAGCTACAGAGAAGATGTGGAAGAATCTCGATATAGAGCCTACTCAAAAACTAGCCTTTGGGAGTACGCAGTTAATTAAAGAATCTGTTGAAGCTGGAATTGGTATAAGTATTTTATCGAAGTGGACAATACGGAAAGAGTTAGAACTTGGTACACTACAAATTCTTGAAATACCGAATTTCACCTATTCAAGGACGTTTTCAATTTTGATGCGCTCTCCCTTTCAAACAAAAGTACTTGAAGTTTTTCTTGACTATGTTCATTCTCATCATAGAACGTAG
- a CDS encoding DEAD/DEAH box helicase: MKELIDEWQLALRAEIAHLKKFGSRPIRIVNGRLLSSGDDFRYYFDARIPIQIPTGSKIRLEMKHIKREGRVLSSEGKNVILALEAGFGERIGEADLYHDPWELLDELHERLEEIKKSKRRLARVNRVMNPPTSVKHPDDKIKSRLHELILRTKYNPVTYVWGPPGTGKTHNLARAAANHFFKGNSVLILSHSNQAVDVLMRETASFAENREKFEEGKIVRYGQQRDVSSNLPLFTDQLLMTKHPDLANEKESILDERKKLKEDLSNSFSKRDSDQLLKLESKLGNVLEQIRRKETQFVKEATIIGTTLTKAAIDENIYRKRVDVVIIDEASMAYVPQAAFAASLGKRVVICGDFKQLPPIASARHPLVSKWLREDVFHCSGIVETVETGKLHPQLFLLNEQRRMHPVISDFTNNKIYHSLVTDHPKTAVLRAPISDQAPFKGMASALIDTSHTGYFCMTGHSSKSRMNLWQLFLAFQAIYEALQAGMSSIGYVTPYRAQAKMMNLLIDDLLKHSFDQADILSATVHRFQGSERDMMVFDTVDGEPESRPGMLLSGHNSERLINVAMTRTKGKFIQISNVDYIQKRMSPSKTLRQLVDHQLLKKERISPTHIGKWVKNQHPKLKWHHALNTDMIFQDIQTAEEIVISIPKGTRLTAEWVNVLKKAKGKLSIISPEIVQSVPIAHHVDHSLAFPFIALDRNVLWLGVPFEGMKDVLPPAVALRLESTLFTGEILNQIVPRD; the protein is encoded by the coding sequence ATGAAAGAATTGATTGATGAATGGCAATTAGCGCTTCGCGCAGAAATTGCACACCTTAAAAAATTTGGCAGCAGACCAATTAGAATTGTCAATGGAAGGCTGCTATCTTCAGGTGACGATTTTAGGTATTACTTTGATGCACGTATCCCAATTCAAATCCCAACTGGATCAAAGATTCGGCTGGAGATGAAACATATTAAGCGCGAAGGCAGGGTACTGTCTTCAGAAGGAAAGAATGTCATTCTAGCTCTTGAAGCTGGTTTTGGAGAGCGAATTGGAGAGGCAGATCTCTATCATGACCCATGGGAACTGCTAGATGAACTGCATGAGCGTCTTGAGGAAATAAAAAAAAGCAAAAGAAGGTTAGCTAGGGTTAATCGAGTAATGAATCCTCCCACATCTGTGAAGCATCCTGATGATAAGATCAAAAGCCGGCTTCATGAGCTGATTCTACGAACCAAATATAACCCAGTGACGTACGTGTGGGGACCTCCAGGGACTGGGAAAACCCATAATCTAGCAAGAGCCGCTGCGAATCACTTTTTCAAAGGAAATAGCGTCCTGATCTTATCTCATAGTAATCAAGCTGTTGATGTATTAATGCGGGAAACAGCCTCATTTGCTGAAAATAGAGAGAAATTTGAAGAAGGAAAAATTGTGCGGTATGGACAACAGCGCGATGTTTCATCAAATCTGCCGCTTTTTACAGATCAATTGCTTATGACGAAGCATCCAGACCTTGCCAACGAAAAAGAGAGTATTCTTGATGAACGAAAAAAACTGAAGGAGGACTTATCTAATTCCTTTAGTAAACGCGATTCTGATCAGTTATTAAAGCTTGAATCAAAATTAGGAAATGTTTTAGAGCAGATTCGTCGGAAAGAAACTCAGTTTGTAAAAGAAGCAACGATTATAGGCACAACACTAACAAAAGCCGCTATTGATGAGAATATCTATCGGAAGAGGGTAGATGTAGTGATCATCGATGAAGCGAGTATGGCCTATGTGCCCCAGGCAGCATTTGCTGCTTCACTTGGAAAACGCGTTGTTATATGTGGCGATTTTAAACAGCTACCTCCTATAGCGTCAGCACGGCACCCGCTCGTTTCAAAATGGTTAAGAGAAGACGTATTTCACTGTTCGGGAATTGTTGAAACTGTCGAAACCGGTAAACTTCATCCTCAACTCTTTCTTTTAAATGAACAAAGACGAATGCACCCGGTCATTTCAGACTTTACAAACAATAAAATTTATCATTCGCTTGTAACAGATCATCCGAAAACTGCCGTACTTAGAGCACCGATATCAGACCAAGCTCCTTTTAAAGGTATGGCATCTGCTCTAATTGACACAAGTCATACTGGCTATTTTTGTATGACGGGACATTCATCGAAGTCACGAATGAATTTATGGCAGCTTTTTCTAGCTTTTCAAGCAATTTATGAAGCGTTACAAGCGGGGATGTCATCAATTGGTTATGTTACCCCTTATCGCGCTCAAGCGAAGATGATGAATTTATTAATAGACGATCTTTTAAAACATTCTTTTGATCAGGCTGACATTCTCTCAGCCACGGTTCATCGTTTTCAAGGAAGTGAGCGAGATATGATGGTGTTTGATACAGTAGATGGAGAACCAGAATCACGTCCTGGCATGTTATTGAGCGGTCACAATAGTGAAAGACTGATCAATGTTGCGATGACAAGAACGAAGGGGAAATTTATACAAATTAGCAATGTTGATTATATACAAAAACGGATGTCTCCATCAAAAACACTACGACAATTAGTTGATCATCAGCTATTAAAAAAAGAGAGAATTTCTCCTACGCATATAGGAAAGTGGGTAAAGAATCAGCATCCCAAATTGAAGTGGCACCACGCACTGAATACTGACATGATTTTTCAAGATATTCAAACTGCGGAAGAAATCGTTATTTCAATTCCTAAGGGAACAAGGTTAACAGCCGAGTGGGTGAACGTATTAAAAAAAGCAAAAGGTAAGCTGTCCATTATTTCACCAGAGATCGTTCAGTCAGTCCCGATTGCTCACCATGTCGACCATAGTCTGGCATTCCCATTTATAGCGCTTGATCGAAATGTGCTTTGGCTTGGTGTTCCATTTGAAGGGATGAAAGATGTCCTTCCACCCGCAGTTGCCTTGAGACTTGAGTCTACACTTTTTACTGGAGAAATATTGAATCAAATTGTTCCCCGAGATTAA
- a CDS encoding VOC family protein translates to MGIQKLEHVGVQVRNIEASKGFYQGIIGLELLDEFDHPDGDKKLAFLGLNGQILVELIEGYNPDLPAEGKVHHIAFKVENIEQERTRLHDLGVTFIDEEINTLPNGAKYLFFAGPDGEWLEFFESTTY, encoded by the coding sequence ATGGGGATTCAAAAACTGGAACATGTCGGGGTACAAGTAAGAAATATTGAAGCTTCGAAAGGTTTCTATCAAGGGATTATTGGATTAGAGTTACTTGATGAATTCGATCATCCTGATGGTGATAAAAAGCTAGCCTTTCTTGGTTTAAACGGGCAAATTTTAGTAGAGCTAATAGAAGGTTATAATCCTGATTTACCCGCAGAAGGAAAAGTTCATCACATTGCCTTTAAGGTTGAAAATATCGAACAAGAACGCACTCGTCTTCATGACCTTGGTGTAACGTTTATCGATGAAGAAATCAATACATTACCAAACGGTGCAAAATATTTGTTTTTCGCAGGACCTGATGGAGAATGGCTTGAATTCTTTGAATCTACTACTTATTAA
- a CDS encoding MFS transporter, whose translation MAKQQGLQKEKIWTRDFIFICMANFFIFAGFQMTLPTLPLFVNELGGSDQLIGFVVGIFTLSALLIRPWSGHVLESLGRRIIFLIGLIVFVISVGSYAFTGSLILLFLMRVVQGLGWGMSTTAVGTIATDLIPQKRRGEGMGYFGLAGNLAMAFGPALGLFLIALSGFQTMFLIAASAGLLSFIIAAFIRYKPANKTPIERKKWDIFEKTALMPSILLFFITMVFGGIATFLPLYAEQLGIDGIEWYFVVFAVSLMLVRAFAGQIYDRKGHKAIFLPGAFLILLAMVDLTLLANQFMLILAAVLFGIGFGSVQPALQAWAVNEAPLHRKGMANATFFSFFDLGVGLGAMFFGLIASTFGYADIYLTAGISVIISMVIYVIYLKRSAAVHKHSEAVQWK comes from the coding sequence ATGGCGAAACAGCAGGGTCTTCAAAAAGAGAAGATCTGGACGCGGGACTTTATTTTTATATGTATGGCAAACTTTTTTATTTTTGCAGGATTCCAAATGACCCTCCCGACGCTGCCTTTATTTGTGAATGAACTTGGTGGAAGCGACCAGCTTATCGGTTTTGTTGTTGGTATTTTCACATTATCTGCCTTGCTTATACGACCGTGGAGCGGTCATGTATTAGAGTCACTCGGAAGAAGAATTATCTTTTTAATTGGCTTAATCGTTTTTGTCATTTCCGTTGGTTCTTATGCGTTTACAGGAAGTTTGATTCTTTTGTTTCTTATGAGAGTAGTACAAGGCCTTGGCTGGGGAATGTCTACAACGGCGGTTGGTACAATTGCAACTGACTTGATTCCTCAAAAGCGAAGGGGAGAAGGCATGGGTTATTTTGGCCTTGCTGGGAATTTAGCGATGGCATTTGGACCAGCTCTCGGTTTATTCTTAATCGCTCTTTCTGGATTTCAAACGATGTTTTTGATTGCCGCTTCTGCCGGTTTACTTTCATTCATCATCGCTGCCTTTATTCGCTATAAACCTGCGAATAAAACACCGATTGAAAGAAAGAAATGGGACATATTTGAGAAGACAGCTTTAATGCCTTCTATTCTTCTTTTCTTTATTACAATGGTCTTTGGAGGAATCGCTACTTTTCTTCCGTTGTATGCAGAACAGCTAGGAATTGATGGAATTGAATGGTACTTTGTCGTATTTGCTGTTTCGCTTATGCTCGTACGTGCTTTCGCTGGACAAATCTATGATCGAAAAGGTCATAAAGCTATATTTCTTCCAGGTGCATTTTTGATTTTACTGGCTATGGTAGATCTAACTTTATTAGCCAATCAATTTATGCTCATTCTTGCGGCTGTGCTATTTGGCATAGGATTTGGCTCCGTTCAACCTGCTCTTCAAGCATGGGCTGTTAATGAAGCACCGCTTCACAGAAAAGGTATGGCTAACGCAACCTTTTTCTCCTTCTTCGATTTAGGTGTAGGACTTGGTGCGATGTTTTTCGGTCTAATTGCTTCTACTTTTGGATATGCTGATATTTATTTAACAGCTGGAATATCTGTCATCATTTCTATGGTGATCTACGTCATTTACTTAAAAAGAAGTGCAGCTGTTCATAAACATAGCGAAGCTGTTCAATGGAAGTAA